From one Mytilus edulis chromosome 1, xbMytEdul2.2, whole genome shotgun sequence genomic stretch:
- the LOC139481714 gene encoding uncharacterized protein, which translates to MNETGKQAQILNEMKNYKLHLLGISECRWTGCGKSIARSGETIIHSGRTDNKHQQGVAIIRNKQTAKSLIEYSPVNERIIRARFHAKKGKVTFIQCYAPTNEAEEEVKNEFYNTLQAEIRKVPTHDLTIVMGDLNAKVGNDNTGNERVIGKYGCGQMNENGELLVDFCGINNLVIGGTIFPHKDIHKLTWNSPNARDKNQIDHIMINGKWKRSLQDVRVKRGADIAKDTIEEASEPASINNKWLKVEEIYKETSEKVLGYKRQIHKEWITQGTWKLIDERKEINNKLCQTYSERIKDKLRKEYSECNKKVKKATRSDKIKYTEDLAKEAENAASNQRMGQVYQVVKQLCNKKTNKSMPIKDKQNNTLSSEKEQKERWKEHFQEVLNGKEPENTVSIDITEIVRPIGADIEQNCSLDEESMKLYIVVLDYIAFDFSYGPTLKNPIWLPFSRWRKNVVSTITLTFWSCIVPLTAKLFHMIRLMTISDEDVGI; encoded by the exons ATGAATGAAACAGGAAAACAAGcacaaattttaaatgaaatgaaaaattataagcTCCACTTACTAGGCATTAGTGAATGTAGATGGACAGGTTGTGGAAAGTCTATAGCAAGATCAGGAGAAACAATCATACATTCTGGAAGGACAGACAACAAGCATCAACAAGGTGTTGCTATAATTAGGAAcaaacaaacagcaaaatcacttattGAGTACAGTCCTGTAAATGAAAGAATTATAAGAGCCCGTTTCCATGCAAAGAAAGGCAAAGTAACTTTTATTCAGTGCTATGCACCAACAAATGAAGCGGAAGAGGAAGTAAAAAATGAATTCTATAACACCTTGCAAGCTGAGATCAGAAAAGTACCAACACATGATTTGACAATTGTAATGGGTGATTTAAATGCAAAGGTTGGCAACGATAATACAGGAAATGAAAGAGTAATTGGTAAATATGGATGTGGGCAAATGAATGAAAATGGAGAACTTCTGGTTGACTTTTGTGGAATTAACAACTTAGTAATTGGTGGAACCATCTTCCCACATAAAGACATTCACAAGCTAACTTGGAACTCGCCAAATGCAAGAGACAAAAATCAAATAGACCACATTATGATCAATGGAAAATGGAAAAGATCCTTACAAGATGTCAGAGTAAAGAGAGGAGCTGACATTGCAA AAGACACAATAGAAGAAGCATCAGAACCAGCATCGATAAACAACAAATGGTTAAAAGTAGAAGAAATATACAAAGAAACCAGTGAAAAAGTTCTTGGCTATAAAAGACAAATACATAAAGAATGGATTACACAAGGAACATGGAAATTGATtgatgaaagaaaagaaataaacaacaaactCTGTCAGACGTATTCAGAAAGAATAAAAGATAAGCTGAGGAAGGAATACTCAGAATGCAATAAGAAAGTGAAGAAAGCAACACGAAGTGACAAAATAAAGTATACAGAAGACCTTGCAAAAGAAGCAGAAAATGCTGCATCCAACCAGAGAATGGGACAGGTTTACCAAGTTGTAAAACAGCTATGCAACAAGAAAACTAATAAGAGCATGCCaattaaagacaaacaaaacaaCACATTATCATCCGAAAAAGAACAAAAGGAAAGATGGAAAGAACATTTTCAAGAAGTTCTCAATGGAAAAGAACCAGAAAATACAGTTAGCATCGATATCACAGAaatagtccggccgattggtgcagatatagagcagaattgctcacttgatgaggaaagcatgaaactttacATAGTAGTTCTTGATTATATAgcctttgatttcagctatggacccactctgaaaaatccaatatggctgccattttcaagatggcggaaaaacg tAGTGTCAACAATCACGCTTacattctggtcatgtatagtacctcTTACTGCTAAACTCTTTCACATGAttcgtctgatgacaatatcTGACGAGGACGTTGGCATCTGA